A genome region from Crossiella equi includes the following:
- the recG gene encoding ATP-dependent DNA helicase RecG produces the protein MTTFDDRLDHVLGQKTAEALAKGLGLTSVGDLLRHYPRRYAERGELTSIAGLEIGEHATVLAEVRKTTTRRMKTKYGSIVESTITDGQRSMTIAFFNQQHRAKDLVVGRRGLFAGKVTSFNGALQLAHPDYKMLTEDEDDSVADEFAGGLIPVYPATKGIESWVIERCVRQVLDQWDGAEDPLPEVVRRKHGLADLSGSLRKVHRPANWGELNAARERLKWDEALAVQLVLAQRKVLSGARPAPRCAPRPDGVLAAFDTRLPFQLTEGQAEVGEQIAHDLTGEHPMNRLLQGEVGSGKTIVALRAMLQAVDAGRQAALLAPTEVLAAQHARSLSDMLGDLVRGGELGAPEHATRLTLLTGSMGAKERKQALLDIVSGTAGIVVGTHALIQDKVAFADLGLVVVDEQHRFGVEQRDALRTRAGEHTSPHVLVMTATPIPRTVAMTVYGDLEVSALRQLPQGRSPISTNVVPVAEKPAWLERVWQRIREEVAAGHQAYVVCPRIGEAEAGADDLDGTELDGADDPTLAPPEEDGKGGKGERRQPVAVMDVAPKLAAGPLRGLTVGVLHGKLPPEEKDTVMRAFAANEVQVLVATTVVEVGVNVPNATVMAILDADRFGVSQLHQLRGRVGRGSAAGLCLLVSEVPGGTSTRERLDAVAATTDGFELAQMDLELRHEGDILGAAQSGKKSALRMLSLLRDEEVIATARTEAVELLTEDPELSGYPGLAGLLQSLVAEDKAEYLEKA, from the coding sequence ATGACGACCTTCGACGACCGGCTCGACCACGTGCTGGGCCAGAAGACCGCCGAGGCGCTGGCGAAGGGCCTCGGCCTGACCAGCGTGGGCGACCTGCTGCGGCACTACCCCCGGCGCTACGCCGAGCGCGGTGAGCTGACCAGCATCGCCGGGCTGGAGATCGGCGAGCACGCCACCGTGCTCGCCGAGGTCCGCAAGACCACCACGCGCCGGATGAAGACCAAGTACGGCTCGATCGTGGAGTCCACGATCACCGACGGGCAGCGGTCCATGACCATCGCCTTCTTCAACCAGCAGCACCGCGCCAAGGACCTCGTGGTCGGGCGGCGCGGGCTGTTCGCGGGCAAGGTCACCTCGTTCAACGGCGCGCTCCAGCTCGCCCACCCCGACTACAAGATGCTCACCGAGGACGAGGACGACTCGGTGGCCGACGAGTTCGCGGGCGGGCTCATCCCGGTCTACCCGGCCACCAAGGGCATCGAGAGCTGGGTCATCGAGCGCTGCGTGCGCCAGGTGCTCGACCAGTGGGACGGCGCGGAGGACCCGCTGCCGGAGGTCGTGCGCAGGAAGCACGGCCTGGCCGACCTGTCCGGCTCGCTGCGCAAGGTGCACCGCCCGGCCAACTGGGGCGAGCTCAACGCCGCCCGGGAACGCCTGAAGTGGGACGAGGCGCTGGCCGTGCAGCTGGTACTGGCACAGCGCAAGGTCCTGTCCGGCGCCCGCCCCGCGCCCCGCTGCGCGCCGCGGCCGGACGGCGTGCTGGCCGCCTTCGACACCCGCCTGCCCTTCCAGCTCACCGAGGGCCAGGCCGAGGTCGGCGAGCAGATCGCGCACGACCTCACCGGCGAGCACCCGATGAACCGCCTGCTGCAGGGCGAGGTCGGCTCCGGCAAGACCATCGTGGCGCTGCGCGCGATGCTCCAGGCCGTCGACGCGGGCCGCCAGGCCGCCCTGCTGGCGCCCACCGAGGTGCTGGCCGCCCAGCACGCGCGCTCGCTGTCGGACATGCTCGGCGACCTGGTGCGCGGCGGGGAGCTGGGCGCCCCCGAGCACGCCACCCGGCTCACCCTGCTCACCGGCTCGATGGGCGCCAAGGAGCGCAAGCAGGCGCTGCTGGACATCGTCTCCGGCACCGCGGGCATCGTGGTCGGCACGCACGCGCTCATCCAGGACAAGGTGGCCTTCGCCGACCTGGGCCTGGTCGTGGTCGACGAGCAGCACCGCTTCGGCGTGGAGCAGCGCGACGCCCTGCGCACCCGGGCGGGTGAGCACACCAGCCCGCACGTGCTGGTCATGACCGCCACGCCCATCCCGCGCACGGTGGCCATGACCGTCTACGGCGACCTGGAGGTCTCCGCGCTGCGCCAGCTGCCGCAGGGCCGGTCCCCGATCAGCACGAACGTCGTGCCGGTGGCCGAGAAACCGGCCTGGCTGGAACGCGTCTGGCAGCGCATCCGCGAGGAGGTCGCCGCCGGGCACCAGGCCTACGTGGTGTGCCCGCGCATCGGCGAGGCCGAGGCCGGTGCCGACGACCTGGACGGCACCGAGCTGGACGGGGCCGACGACCCGACCCTGGCGCCGCCGGAGGAGGACGGCAAGGGCGGCAAGGGCGAGCGGCGCCAGCCCGTGGCGGTCATGGACGTCGCGCCCAAGCTGGCCGCCGGCCCGCTGCGGGGGCTGACCGTGGGCGTGCTGCACGGCAAGCTGCCGCCGGAGGAGAAGGACACCGTGATGCGGGCCTTCGCCGCCAACGAGGTCCAGGTCCTGGTCGCCACCACGGTCGTCGAGGTCGGCGTGAACGTCCCCAACGCCACCGTGATGGCCATCCTGGACGCCGACCGCTTCGGCGTCAGCCAGCTGCACCAGCTGCGCGGCCGCGTCGGCCGGGGCAGCGCGGCCGGACTGTGCCTGCTGGTCTCCGAGGTCCCCGGCGGCACCAGCACGCGCGAGCGCCTGGACGCGGTCGCGGCCACCACCGACGGCTTCGAGCTGGCCCAGATGGACCTGGAGCTGCGGCACGAGGGCGACATCCTCGGCGCCGCGCAGTCGGGCAAGAAGTCCGCGCTGCGCATGCTGTCGCTGCTGCGGGACGAGGAGGTCATCGCCACCGCGCGCACCGAGGCGGTCGAGCTGCTCACCGAGGACCCGGAGCTGAGCGGCT